The stretch of DNA CGATGTCGTGGTAGTGCTCGGTTGTGATCGACTGCGTGAGGATGCCACGGTCTTGGAGGAAGACCGACAGCATCAACAGGAACGCCAGGAACACGCCGAACGAGCCGGCGAAGAAGATCACGCCGAACATGGTGCTGAACCAGTGCGGCGCCAGCGACATCATGAAGTCGAACGCCGCGAAGTTCATGCTCAGGGCGTAGACCAGCATCATCGGGCCGGAGTACCACTGCATCGCCTTCGCGCGGCGGAGGGGCTCGCTCGAGTCTTGCCGCGTCGAGATGCCGAGCATCGTCCACGCCATCGCGATCCACAGCAGGTAATAGACGCACGCGCGGATCGTGAACCACGTAGGCTCGAGGTAGTGCATCTTCGACCTCAGGATCGGGTCACTCTCAACCATGGGGCGGTTGACCCACGGGTAGAGCGCGTCGCTGCCCGCGATCACCGAGAATAGGATGATCAGCAGGTAGAGACCGAACGACACCACCAGCGTGCCGGCGGTGATCTCGGAGAGGCGGCGGACCGTGGTGCCCCAGCGGCCGCCGGTGAGGTGATGGGCCAGCACAAAGAACAACCCGCCGACGCCCAGCGACGTGACGTACATCACGGCGAGCAAGTAGGCGTGAGCGAACTGCGCCCAAGAGCCCGTCGCGTAGCCGATGACGGCGCCGACCGCGAGCACCGCGACGCCGACGGCGCCCCAGAGGAACCCGGCGCCGGCCAGCCCGGCGGATGCTTGGCGGATCTCGGTGATGTCGGCGTTGACGAGGGAGGCCATGGCGGGAGCTGTTAGCTGTTAGTCCGGTAGTCGGTTAGTCCGGTAGGGTTCGAGGCGTCAACCGGGCTCCGTTAGGCGCTTGCCTATCGGACTACCGGTCTATCTACCTACCAACCTCTTTCACTTCTTCAAGTTACTGATTTCGCGGAGTTTGTCGGCCGGCAGGTCTTCGGCGGTCGCCTTCTGCGAGCGCTGCAGCGCCTGCAGGTAGAGGACGATTGCCCAGCGGTCTTCGGCGCTGATCTGTTCTTTGTAGCCCGGCATCTTGCGGATGCCGTTGCTGATGGTGTTGAAGATACGGCCCACCGGCTGGGTGGTGACCGCCTCGACATGGAGGCTGGTGGGCTGCGTCCAGGTGCCTTGGTTGAGGCTCATCGCCCGTTGAGTGATGAGGCCGTCGCCTGCGCCGGTCAGGCCGTGGCAAGTGGCGCAGTAGATGTTGAACCGCTGTTCGCCGCGGTCCATCGTTTCCTGCGTGATCTTGATGGCCGCCGGGAAGTCGGTGACCCAGTCCTTCTCCTCGGGCTCGCCCGCTGCCGGCGCCGGGGCGGCGGCTTCGCCGTCCTCCTCATCGCCCTCGGCGACGAACTGCGCTCGGGTGCGGCCGTCGTTGTTGAAGGAAGCGAACCGCAGGTCGCCACGACCGGGGCCGCCGGCGACCGACAATTCGGCGCGCTCGCCGTAGTACAACTCGACGTCGTCGAGGTTGCGGCCGCGGGCGACGGTCCCCTTGATCGGCTCGCGCATCGAGCGGCCGTCGTCGAAAATCGGCGAGGGCTGCTGGGCCTGGAACTTGGCCTGGTGCTCCATGTCCTTGAACAGCGAGATCCGCGGCAGCGACGTCGTCGTGCTCGAGGTCATCCACAGATAGAGCGGGACCAGCAGCGCCGCGGTCGCCACGCACGCGCCGGCGAGATGGATCGCGGCGGGCAGCGACCGGCCTTCGACAACGTCGTTGATCGCTTCGACACCCGTGGCGCCGACCGACGTGAGGAACGCCTCGGTCTCGGCCTCGGCGTACTTGGCGTCAGCCGCCTCGACGAACAAGAAGAACCCGTCGGTCGTCACGTCGGCGAATCGCTCGGAGCGTAGCAGCGGGTTGAATAACCGCGGCAACTTGTTCAGCGCCAGCATGCCGAAGAACGAGCCGAACGCGCTGAGCAGAATCGTCAGCTCGAACGTCACCGGGATGAAAGCCGGGATGCTGAAGAACGGCTTGCCGCTGATGAGGAACTCGTAGCCCGCCAGCCACCACGAACCCTCCATGCCATTCATGTAGCACTGCATCGTGATGCCGATGAGGCACCCCGAGAGGCCCATGCAGAAAACGATCCACGGGAGGATGGTCTTCTTCGCCTTGAGGGCCTCGTCGATGCCGATGACGGCGAACGGCGCGTAGGCCTCGACGTTCTTGTAGCCGGCGTCGGTGACCTTATCGGCCGCGGCGATCAACTCGTCGGGCCCGGCGAACTGCGCAAGCAGGCCGAGGCGCTTCGGCTCGTGCGTGACGTCGAGATTGGCGATTTCGCTCATGTCTTTCGTAAAAGCCCCGGTCAATTAGCCCCCGGTCAATGACCGGGGGCTAAATGCGGATGGATAATTCTCAGTGCGAGTGGGCGCCCTTCGCGTGCCCGTCGACGTGGGCCATCACCTGCTTCACTTCGCTCATCGCGACGATCGGCAGGAAGCGGCAGAACAACAGGAACAGCGTGAAGAACAGCCCGAAGCTGCC from Botrimarina mediterranea encodes:
- a CDS encoding quinol:electron acceptor oxidoreductase subunit ActD — protein: MSEIANLDVTHEPKRLGLLAQFAGPDELIAAADKVTDAGYKNVEAYAPFAVIGIDEALKAKKTILPWIVFCMGLSGCLIGITMQCYMNGMEGSWWLAGYEFLISGKPFFSIPAFIPVTFELTILLSAFGSFFGMLALNKLPRLFNPLLRSERFADVTTDGFFLFVEAADAKYAEAETEAFLTSVGATGVEAINDVVEGRSLPAAIHLAGACVATAALLVPLYLWMTSSTTTSLPRISLFKDMEHQAKFQAQQPSPIFDDGRSMREPIKGTVARGRNLDDVELYYGERAELSVAGGPGRGDLRFASFNNDGRTRAQFVAEGDEEDGEAAAPAPAAGEPEEKDWVTDFPAAIKITQETMDRGEQRFNIYCATCHGLTGAGDGLITQRAMSLNQGTWTQPTSLHVEAVTTQPVGRIFNTISNGIRKMPGYKEQISAEDRWAIVLYLQALQRSQKATAEDLPADKLREISNLKK
- a CDS encoding quinol:cytochrome C oxidoreductase produces the protein MASLVNADITEIRQASAGLAGAGFLWGAVGVAVLAVGAVIGYATGSWAQFAHAYLLAVMYVTSLGVGGLFFVLAHHLTGGRWGTTVRRLSEITAGTLVVSFGLYLLIILFSVIAGSDALYPWVNRPMVESDPILRSKMHYLEPTWFTIRACVYYLLWIAMAWTMLGISTRQDSSEPLRRAKAMQWYSGPMMLVYALSMNFAAFDFMMSLAPHWFSTMFGVIFFAGSFGVFLAFLLMLSVFLQDRGILTQSITTEHYHDIAKLMFAFVVFWAYVSFSQYMLIWYAAIPEETFWFDIRQQGVWLYWGLALILVHFFIPFLGFMSKRVRRNKRMMFFWAGWMLVAHWIDLAYIILPQVRTDGSVGMTVVMGLITTAGALGVFTWAWMSVAAGRWLLPVQDPRLPIALSYHNH